A region of Vibrio chagasii DNA encodes the following proteins:
- the ccoN gene encoding cytochrome-c oxidase, cbb3-type subunit I, whose product MQMSQEKQLEQNYNYTVVRQFTLVTILWGIVGMGVGVLIAAQLVWPQLNFDTPWLTYSRLRPLHTNAVIFAFGTSALFATSYYVVQRTCQTRLFGGPLVAFTFWGWQAIILSAAITLPLGLTSGKEYAELEWPIDIAITLVWVAYAIVFFGTMIKRKTSHIYVANWFFGAFIITVAVLHIVNSLAVPVSAFKSYSIYSGAIDAMVQWWYGHNAVGFLLTAGFLGMMYYFVPKQAGRPVYSYRLSIVHFWALVSLYIWAGPHHLHYTALPDWTQSLGMVMSLVLFAPSWGGMINGIMTLSGAWHKLRYDPILRFLIVSLSFYGMSTFEGPMMAIKTVNALSHYTDWTIGHVHSGALGWVAMVSIGSVYHLVPKLFGQERMYSVSLINVHFWLATIGTVFYIVAMWISGVMQGLMWRAVNSDGTLTYSFVESVEASYPFYFVRFLGGFIFLSGMFLMAYNTYKTVSAPKDSLKAIPQPA is encoded by the coding sequence ATGCAAATGAGCCAAGAAAAGCAGCTTGAACAAAACTACAACTATACGGTCGTCCGTCAGTTTACCCTAGTTACAATTTTGTGGGGTATTGTCGGTATGGGCGTTGGTGTTTTGATTGCCGCTCAATTAGTTTGGCCACAGCTAAACTTTGATACGCCGTGGTTGACGTACAGTCGTTTACGTCCCCTGCATACTAATGCGGTTATTTTTGCGTTCGGTACAAGTGCGCTGTTTGCAACATCATATTATGTTGTGCAACGTACCTGTCAGACGCGTCTCTTTGGTGGCCCTCTCGTAGCCTTCACCTTTTGGGGTTGGCAAGCGATTATCCTGTCGGCTGCAATTACTCTACCGTTAGGTTTAACCTCTGGTAAAGAATATGCAGAACTAGAATGGCCAATCGATATTGCTATTACTCTTGTGTGGGTAGCTTATGCAATCGTGTTCTTCGGAACCATGATTAAACGTAAGACATCACACATTTACGTAGCGAACTGGTTCTTCGGAGCCTTCATCATCACGGTTGCCGTGTTGCACATCGTTAACAGCTTAGCTGTTCCTGTATCTGCGTTTAAGTCGTACTCGATTTACTCAGGTGCAATTGATGCAATGGTGCAATGGTGGTACGGACACAATGCGGTAGGCTTCCTATTGACAGCTGGTTTCCTAGGTATGATGTACTACTTCGTTCCTAAACAAGCTGGTCGCCCTGTTTATTCTTACCGTTTGTCGATAGTTCACTTCTGGGCACTTGTGTCTCTGTATATTTGGGCTGGTCCTCACCACCTACACTACACTGCACTTCCAGACTGGACTCAGTCTCTAGGTATGGTTATGTCTTTGGTTCTGTTTGCTCCTTCTTGGGGTGGCATGATCAACGGTATCATGACTCTATCTGGTGCGTGGCATAAGCTTCGCTACGACCCTATCCTACGTTTCCTAATCGTTTCTCTATCATTCTACGGCATGTCGACTTTCGAAGGCCCAATGATGGCAATCAAAACGGTTAACGCGCTATCTCACTACACGGACTGGACTATCGGTCACGTTCACTCTGGTGCGTTAGGTTGGGTTGCAATGGTTTCTATCGGTTCGGTTTACCACTTAGTTCCTAAGCTATTTGGTCAAGAGCGTATGTACTCTGTATCTCTAATCAATGTTCACTTCTGGTTAGCAACGATTGGTACGGTTTTCTACATTGTTGCAATGTGGATCTCTGGTGTGATGCAAGGTCTGATGTGGCGTGCAGTTAACTCTGACGGTACATTAACTTACAGCTTCGTTGAATCTGTAGAAGCGTCTTACCCGTTCTACTTTGTACGTTTCCTAGGTGGTTTCATCTTCCTATCTGGTATGTTCTTAATGGCATACAACACGTACAAAACTGTTTCTGCACCTAAAGATAGCCTTAAAGCTATCCCTCAACCGGCTTAA
- the ccoO gene encoding cytochrome-c oxidase, cbb3-type subunit II produces the protein MSSNSNNRHELVEKNVGLLAILIVIAISFGALVEITPLIFQKQTTEPVENLRVYSALEMEGRDIYIREGCNVCHSQMIRPFRSETERYGHYSVAGESVWEHPFLWGSKRTGPDLARVGDRYSDEWHRVHLIDPRELVPESNMPGFPWLAENVLDGKLTQQKLELFRNQFGVPYTDEQIANAKQDVEGKTEMDAIIAYLQSLGHAMK, from the coding sequence ATGAGCTCAAATTCAAATAATCGCCATGAGTTGGTAGAGAAGAATGTTGGCCTATTAGCGATCTTAATCGTTATTGCTATCAGTTTTGGTGCCTTAGTAGAAATCACCCCTCTTATCTTCCAAAAGCAGACAACTGAACCTGTAGAAAACCTACGCGTTTACTCTGCTCTGGAAATGGAAGGTCGTGATATCTACATTCGTGAAGGTTGTAACGTATGTCACAGCCAAATGATCCGTCCTTTCCGTTCTGAGACTGAACGTTACGGCCACTACTCTGTAGCTGGCGAAAGCGTTTGGGAACACCCATTCCTATGGGGCTCTAAGCGTACTGGTCCTGATCTAGCACGTGTTGGTGATCGTTACTCAGATGAGTGGCACCGTGTTCACCTTATCGATCCTCGTGAACTTGTTCCTGAATCAAACATGCCTGGTTTCCCATGGCTTGCTGAGAATGTACTTGATGGCAAATTGACTCAACAGAAGCTTGAACTCTTCCGTAATCAATTTGGTGTTCCTTACACAGACGAACAAATTGCTAACGCTAAACAAGATGTTGAAGGAAAAACAGAGATGGATGCAATCATCGCTTACCTTCAATCGCTTGGCCACGCAATGAAATAA
- a CDS encoding CcoQ/FixQ family Cbb3-type cytochrome c oxidase assembly chaperone codes for MDIITFQSVWTVTVFACFIGIVWWAYGKNRKSRFDEDANLVFADDEPATSSKNEGVTK; via the coding sequence ATGGACATTATTACATTTCAAAGTGTTTGGACTGTGACTGTTTTTGCTTGCTTCATCGGCATCGTTTGGTGGGCATATGGCAAGAACCGAAAATCACGTTTCGACGAAGACGCGAACCTAGTGTTTGCTGACGACGAGCCAGCAACAAGTTCTAAAAATGAAGGAGTGACAAAGTAA
- the ccoP gene encoding cytochrome-c oxidase, cbb3-type subunit III — MSTFWSIWVSAITIGTLIGCAVLLRWCFKDKTGVEEGQDMGHEYDGIRELNNPLPKWWTYLFISTIVFAAVYLALYPGLGNFKGLLGWTSSDQTVRSVEESRSAIAAAQANKQLDAYAKELDDADTYFGEAFRKLAHDENGLRSIPDIASDADAIKVGQRLFLQNCSQCHGSDARGQKGFPNLTDDAWLYGGEPEAIVTTVMHGRVGQMPGWKDALGEEGVKEVVSYTLSLSGRSVNAREAEAGKARFVVCAACHGTDGKGNPAVGAPDLTDRDWLFGDSRADVTETVMYGRSGVMPAWKDILGEDKVQLVSSYVWSLSNSDNK, encoded by the coding sequence ATGAGTACATTCTGGAGTATCTGGGTTAGTGCGATTACGATTGGTACCCTAATTGGTTGTGCTGTCTTACTTCGTTGGTGTTTTAAAGACAAAACAGGCGTAGAAGAAGGTCAAGATATGGGCCATGAATACGATGGTATTCGTGAGCTTAACAACCCACTACCAAAATGGTGGACATACCTTTTCATCAGTACGATTGTTTTTGCAGCGGTTTACCTTGCTCTATACCCTGGTCTAGGTAACTTTAAAGGCCTTTTAGGTTGGACAAGTTCAGACCAAACGGTACGCAGCGTTGAAGAGTCTCGCTCAGCAATTGCTGCTGCGCAAGCAAACAAACAGTTAGATGCGTACGCGAAAGAGCTTGATGATGCAGACACCTACTTCGGTGAAGCATTCAGAAAGCTAGCTCACGACGAAAACGGCTTACGTTCAATCCCTGACATTGCATCAGATGCTGATGCGATCAAAGTGGGTCAACGTTTGTTCTTGCAAAACTGTTCTCAGTGTCACGGCTCTGATGCACGTGGTCAGAAAGGTTTCCCTAACCTAACTGATGACGCATGGCTATACGGCGGTGAACCTGAGGCTATCGTAACAACAGTTATGCACGGTCGTGTTGGCCAAATGCCAGGTTGGAAAGACGCACTTGGCGAAGAAGGCGTAAAAGAAGTAGTTAGCTACACACTTAGCCTTTCTGGTCGTAGCGTAAACGCACGTGAAGCAGAAGCTGGTAAAGCTCGTTTCGTAGTGTGTGCAGCGTGTCACGGTACTGATGGTAAGGGTAACCCTGCTGTTGGCGCACCAGACCTAACTGACCGCGATTGGTTGTTTGGCGATTCTCGTGCAGACGTAACTGAAACAGTTATGTACGGTCGTTCTGGCGTAATGCCTGCTTGGAAAGACATTCTAGGCGAAGACAAAGTACAACTGGTTTCATCTTACGTGTGGAGCCTAAGCAACTCAGATAATAAGTAA
- a CDS encoding FixH family protein, protein MVKPWYKQFWPWFLIALPATVVIWTIMTVIVFTQNSVDLVTEDYYKKGKGINVDISKVNIAKELGLSASLNEKGNSVIITLDKGKLDHFPAISAMFVHRTLPDRDFTQLLTADARGNYTLTLDHHLEGPWFIELTPHDEEWLVQGRMNFPIETPTQLTN, encoded by the coding sequence ATGGTAAAGCCTTGGTATAAACAGTTTTGGCCGTGGTTCTTAATCGCGTTGCCAGCGACAGTAGTTATTTGGACTATTATGACGGTTATTGTGTTTACACAGAACTCTGTAGACTTAGTGACTGAGGATTACTATAAAAAAGGAAAAGGCATTAATGTCGACATTTCAAAAGTAAATATCGCCAAAGAGCTAGGCCTATCAGCTTCACTTAATGAGAAAGGTAACTCTGTTATCATCACATTAGACAAAGGCAAACTTGATCACTTCCCTGCTATCAGCGCAATGTTCGTTCACAGAACGCTACCAGATCGCGATTTCACTCAGCTATTAACCGCTGATGCGAGAGGCAACTACACACTGACTCTGGACCATCACTTAGAAGGTCCGTGGTTCATCGAGCTGACTCCACATGACGAAGAATGGCTAGTGCAAGGTCGCATGAACTTCCCGATTGAAACTCCTACTCAACTAACGAACTAA
- the cadA gene encoding cadmium-translocating P-type ATPase has translation MCESCYHCGEDVPAETDFEVEILGSPRKMCCPGCETVAQTIVDSGLVSYYQYRTAPAEKADLVPEQLLALSHYDNEDVQLEFVRNSENVSEVTLSLEGVSCAACAWLIEKQVSSKQGVGSIRVNTTTNRALLSWDNTQVKLSELLSAIHTLGYKAAPFEADQQEAAYHRSMKNYLYRLGVAGLATMQVMMLAVALYLEVFGNLEPEFKNYFRWVSLIFATPVLLYSALPFYINAWRSIKGRTLGMDVPVSIALLFAYVASLVATVTEKGEVFFESISMFTFFLLLGRFLEMRARRKAAAASGNLLKLVPAMATTLDGEQVPVKTLKVGDKIRVLPGEHIPADGKVLSGRVHIDESMLTGESIHVVKNEGDTVYAGTLNGDESFELEVMTSKADSVISNIVRLQDEAQLSKPRIAEIADIVARYFVAVILIISFGTWFYWHQTRPEDAFWIMLSVLVATCPCALSLATPTAITCSTSRMGNFGILLRKGHVFETLCKVNHLIIDKTGTLTEGDIRISRVETFSKLDKETCLKVAASLEQHANHPIAKAFKTHVSDDVEVNSVNNVIGSGITGEWNGQEVAIGSSEFILGEAQPTQSNGIYLSMAGRHIATFTYEDPIRKESIEFIQKFKEAGIKTTLLTGDSLINAKPVAEEIGITDIVANAKPEDKLAYLNSRDEKDITMMVGDGINDAPILAGAHLSVAMGGGTDVAKASADMVLLGDKLDRLLKSRTLALKTRKIIRENLAWSLGYNLLILPLAVAGLVAPYIAVVGMSASSIIVVSNSLRLLKEQGK, from the coding sequence ATGTGTGAATCCTGTTATCACTGCGGTGAAGATGTACCAGCGGAAACGGATTTTGAAGTCGAGATCTTAGGATCGCCTCGTAAGATGTGTTGTCCGGGCTGCGAGACCGTAGCTCAGACAATCGTTGATAGCGGTTTGGTTTCTTACTACCAATACCGCACCGCTCCTGCTGAGAAAGCAGATCTAGTGCCAGAGCAACTTCTGGCACTCAGTCATTATGATAATGAAGACGTTCAACTGGAGTTTGTAAGAAACTCTGAGAACGTCTCTGAGGTGACATTATCACTTGAAGGCGTTTCATGTGCAGCTTGTGCATGGCTAATCGAGAAGCAAGTCTCATCAAAACAAGGTGTGGGTAGTATTCGTGTGAATACCACCACCAACCGTGCCCTACTTAGCTGGGATAACACGCAAGTTAAACTGAGCGAGTTGTTGTCAGCAATCCATACTCTAGGTTACAAAGCCGCACCATTTGAAGCTGATCAACAAGAAGCAGCTTACCACCGCTCGATGAAAAACTACCTATACCGTCTCGGTGTTGCTGGCTTGGCAACCATGCAGGTAATGATGCTTGCTGTTGCACTGTATCTTGAAGTGTTTGGCAACCTTGAACCAGAGTTTAAAAACTACTTCCGTTGGGTAAGTTTGATCTTTGCTACACCTGTTTTGCTCTATTCTGCTCTGCCGTTCTACATCAATGCATGGCGCAGTATTAAGGGACGAACATTGGGTATGGATGTGCCTGTCTCGATTGCTCTGCTGTTTGCTTACGTAGCAAGCTTGGTGGCAACCGTGACAGAAAAAGGAGAAGTCTTCTTCGAATCTATCTCGATGTTCACTTTCTTCTTACTGCTTGGCCGTTTCTTAGAGATGAGAGCACGTCGTAAAGCAGCGGCTGCGAGTGGTAACCTACTTAAGCTCGTTCCTGCAATGGCGACAACGTTAGACGGCGAGCAAGTGCCAGTGAAAACCCTAAAAGTAGGCGATAAGATCCGCGTACTTCCGGGCGAACATATCCCTGCGGATGGTAAAGTACTTTCTGGCCGAGTTCATATTGATGAATCTATGCTGACTGGCGAATCTATCCATGTTGTGAAAAACGAAGGCGATACTGTTTACGCTGGTACGTTAAATGGCGATGAGTCATTTGAACTGGAAGTGATGACATCAAAAGCGGACTCTGTGATCTCTAATATTGTTCGTCTGCAAGATGAAGCACAGTTGTCTAAGCCTCGTATCGCAGAGATTGCCGATATTGTGGCTCGTTACTTTGTAGCGGTTATCTTGATTATCTCTTTCGGTACTTGGTTCTACTGGCACCAAACTCGTCCAGAAGATGCATTCTGGATCATGTTGTCTGTACTGGTAGCGACTTGTCCTTGTGCTCTTTCACTGGCGACACCAACTGCGATTACTTGTTCAACGTCCCGTATGGGCAACTTTGGTATTTTACTGCGTAAAGGCCACGTATTCGAAACCTTGTGTAAAGTGAACCACTTGATCATCGATAAGACCGGTACCTTGACTGAGGGTGATATTCGTATCAGCCGTGTAGAAACTTTCTCTAAGCTTGATAAAGAGACGTGTTTAAAAGTGGCTGCGAGCCTAGAACAGCATGCTAACCACCCTATCGCGAAAGCATTCAAAACCCACGTGTCCGATGATGTTGAAGTCAATTCTGTAAACAACGTTATTGGTTCGGGTATTACTGGTGAGTGGAATGGTCAAGAGGTGGCAATCGGTAGTAGTGAGTTTATTCTTGGTGAAGCTCAACCGACGCAAAGCAACGGCATCTACTTGTCGATGGCGGGACGTCATATTGCTACCTTTACTTATGAAGACCCGATTCGTAAAGAAAGCATCGAGTTCATCCAAAAGTTCAAAGAAGCGGGCATTAAAACAACCCTTCTGACGGGTGACTCCTTGATTAACGCGAAGCCTGTTGCTGAAGAAATCGGTATTACCGACATCGTTGCGAATGCTAAGCCAGAGGATAAGCTTGCTTACCTTAACTCTCGTGATGAGAAAGACATCACTATGATGGTTGGCGACGGTATCAACGATGCCCCTATCCTTGCGGGTGCACACCTTTCTGTCGCTATGGGCGGTGGTACAGATGTAGCTAAAGCATCGGCTGATATGGTTTTATTGGGTGACAAGCTTGATAGATTACTTAAGTCCCGTACATTGGCGCTAAAAACGCGTAAGATAATCCGCGAAAACCTTGCATGGTCATTGGGGTACAATCTACTCATCCTTCCATTGGCTGTAGCGGGTTTGGTTGCTCCATACATTGCCGTTGTTGGCATGTCTGCAAGTTCTATTATTGTTGTGTCTAATTCGTTAAGGCTTTTAAAAGAGCAAGGTAAATAA
- the ccoS gene encoding cbb3-type cytochrome oxidase assembly protein CcoS, with product MESLYILIPIAIVLVCIAVGIFLWAVKSEQFEDLERQGHNILFDEDEKAHAHSDSKPAKNVKASTESPTNLDKKNDDA from the coding sequence ATGGAAAGTTTATACATCCTGATTCCCATTGCGATTGTACTGGTGTGTATCGCTGTTGGTATTTTTCTATGGGCGGTGAAGAGCGAACAGTTTGAAGACCTGGAGCGTCAAGGTCACAATATTTTGTTTGATGAAGACGAAAAAGCCCATGCTCACTCTGACAGCAAGCCTGCGAAGAATGTCAAAGCTAGTACTGAATCCCCAACTAACCTAGATAAAAAGAACGATGACGCCTGA
- a CDS encoding sulfite exporter TauE/SafE family protein: MTPDWIGAFVVGLIGAGHCMGMCGGIASLLSIGNTKPSPVIPLLYNLGRLLSYAVIGGVIGGAISSIGQLSDFNALLNWLRLFAAIFMIILGLYIGKWWFGLLFFEKVGQKLWRYISPVGKSFLPLKHPSHALPFGFIWGWLPCGLVYSMLTWAAVSGSWYNGAGIMLAFGLGTLPAMLTVGMGASFLKKLQQADLFRQLGAILILIYGFYTGYMALQLIIYTV; the protein is encoded by the coding sequence ATGACGCCTGATTGGATCGGAGCCTTTGTTGTCGGACTGATCGGCGCGGGCCACTGCATGGGAATGTGTGGTGGCATTGCGTCGCTCCTTTCAATCGGCAATACCAAACCTTCCCCGGTTATTCCCCTACTTTACAACCTTGGTCGCCTACTCAGCTATGCCGTTATTGGAGGTGTGATCGGCGGTGCTATCTCTTCAATCGGTCAACTTAGCGATTTTAACGCGTTACTTAATTGGCTTCGTTTGTTCGCTGCCATCTTTATGATCATTTTGGGTCTGTATATCGGTAAATGGTGGTTTGGCTTATTGTTCTTTGAGAAGGTCGGTCAGAAGCTGTGGCGTTATATTTCACCAGTCGGTAAGTCTTTCCTCCCACTCAAGCATCCAAGCCACGCTCTGCCGTTTGGTTTTATCTGGGGTTGGTTACCGTGTGGTCTAGTCTACTCTATGCTGACCTGGGCGGCTGTCTCAGGCAGTTGGTATAATGGAGCGGGAATCATGCTCGCATTTGGCTTGGGAACGCTTCCTGCGATGCTGACGGTTGGTATGGGCGCTAGCTTCCTCAAGAAATTGCAACAAGCTGACTTATTTCGTCAACTCGGTGCGATTTTAATCTTGATTTACGGTTTCTACACTGGATATATGGCACTGCAGCTCATTATTTATACCGTATAG
- a CDS encoding FNR family transcription factor, which yields MISEKPVTKRVQSGGCAIHCQDCSISQLCIPFTLNESELDQLDQIIERKKPIQKGQELFKAGDELKSLYAIRSGTIKSYTITEQGDEQITAFHLAGDLVGFDAITGDLHPSFAQALETSMVCEIPYEILDDLSGKMPKLRQQIMRLMSNEIKGDQEMILLLSKKNAEERLAAFLYNLSTRFSQRGFSPREFRLTMTRGDIGNYLGLTVETISRLLGRFQKADILSVKGKYITIEDHDALMELAGVSKE from the coding sequence ATGATTTCTGAAAAGCCTGTAACGAAACGTGTCCAATCTGGTGGCTGTGCGATCCATTGCCAGGATTGTAGTATTAGCCAACTTTGTATTCCGTTCACTTTGAATGAATCTGAACTTGATCAGCTTGATCAGATCATTGAGAGAAAAAAGCCTATTCAAAAAGGCCAAGAGTTATTTAAAGCCGGTGACGAGCTTAAATCTCTCTATGCTATTCGCTCTGGAACGATCAAGAGCTACACGATTACCGAGCAAGGTGACGAGCAGATTACTGCATTCCACCTAGCGGGCGATCTTGTTGGCTTTGATGCGATTACTGGTGACCTACACCCTAGTTTCGCACAAGCACTAGAAACTTCTATGGTATGTGAAATCCCATACGAGATTCTTGATGACCTATCAGGAAAAATGCCTAAGTTGCGTCAGCAAATTATGCGTCTGATGAGTAACGAGATTAAAGGCGACCAAGAAATGATTCTGCTTCTTTCTAAGAAGAATGCGGAAGAGCGTCTTGCTGCATTCCTTTACAACCTTTCAACTCGATTCTCTCAACGTGGTTTCAGCCCGCGTGAGTTCCGCTTAACGATGACTCGTGGCGATATTGGTAACTACCTAGGTTTAACGGTTGAAACGATTAGCCGTCTTTTAGGTCGTTTCCAGAAAGCAGACATCCTAAGCGTTAAAGGCAAATATATCACTATCGAAGATCACGATGCGCTGATGGAACTTGCTGGCGTTTCAAAAGAATAG
- the uspE gene encoding universal stress protein UspE, with protein MSIYNKILVVADINHDEQPALVRAIQLAKKSTSTSHITFFLSIYDFSYEMTSMLSVDERDAMRKGVIHQREIWMNKVAQPYLDDSIEFNVQVVWHNRPYEAIIAEVYSGGHDILIKGTRKHDTLESVIFTPTDWHLLRKCPSPVLLVKNDFWPEHAKIYASVHVGSETEAHLELNDTMVDRLLEITGRLDAEPFLVNAYPVTPANITIELPEFDPTSYTDAVRGHHLTAMKALRQKHGMCEEQTVVEQGLPEDVIPRVASENNAAMVILGTTGRTGLSAVFIGNTAEHVIDKINCDVLALKPSGYVSPLDPNLSKG; from the coding sequence ATGAGTATCTATAACAAAATTTTAGTTGTCGCAGACATTAATCACGATGAGCAACCTGCTCTAGTTCGTGCTATCCAACTTGCTAAGAAAAGCACCTCAACAAGCCATATCACTTTCTTTTTGTCTATCTACGATTTTTCGTATGAAATGACATCTATGCTCTCTGTCGATGAACGAGACGCGATGCGTAAAGGCGTTATCCATCAGCGTGAAATCTGGATGAATAAAGTTGCGCAGCCTTACCTAGATGATTCTATTGAATTTAATGTTCAAGTGGTTTGGCATAACCGCCCTTATGAGGCCATCATTGCTGAGGTATATAGCGGCGGTCACGATATTTTGATTAAGGGTACGCGCAAGCACGATACTCTGGAATCAGTGATCTTCACTCCAACTGATTGGCACCTATTGAGAAAGTGCCCTAGCCCAGTACTGCTTGTTAAAAACGATTTCTGGCCAGAACACGCAAAAATTTATGCGTCTGTCCATGTGGGCTCAGAGACGGAAGCGCACCTAGAGCTCAACGATACTATGGTTGATCGACTCCTTGAGATAACGGGTCGTCTGGATGCGGAACCTTTCTTAGTTAACGCTTACCCAGTCACTCCGGCGAACATCACAATTGAGCTGCCTGAGTTTGACCCAACCTCTTACACTGATGCGGTTCGCGGTCATCACTTAACTGCGATGAAGGCTCTGCGTCAGAAGCATGGTATGTGTGAAGAGCAGACCGTTGTTGAACAAGGTTTGCCTGAAGATGTCATTCCGCGTGTTGCGTCTGAGAACAACGCTGCGATGGTAATATTGGGTACAACCGGTCGTACGGGGCTATCTGCGGTGTTTATTGGTAATACGGCGGAGCATGTTATCGATAAGATCAACTGTGATGTGTTGGCTCTTAAGCCATCTGGTTACGTTAGCCCACTCGACCCTAACCTTTCGAAAGGTTAA
- the ttcA gene encoding tRNA 2-thiocytidine(32) synthetase TtcA, protein MNQNDNRKEVLEFNKLQKRLRRNVGNAIIDYNMIEENDVVMACISGGKDSFAMLDILLRLREAAPIKFDVVAVNLDQKQPGFPEHILPEYFETLNIPYYIVDKDTYSVVKEKIPEGKTTCGLCSRLRRGTLYSFAEKIGATKIALGHHMDDIVETMFLNMFHGARLKAMPPKLRSDDGRNVVIRPLTYCRETDLIKYAEHKEFPIIPCNLCGSQENLQRQSIKAMLIDWDKKTPGRVEKIFKSIQNVSPSQLADRELFDFVNLPLDRSGEREEYEFQEAEISSSNIDESMFIDVTNV, encoded by the coding sequence ATGAACCAAAACGATAATAGAAAAGAAGTACTAGAATTCAACAAACTTCAGAAACGTCTGAGAAGAAATGTTGGAAATGCCATCATCGACTACAACATGATCGAAGAGAATGATGTGGTAATGGCGTGTATCAGTGGCGGTAAAGATTCATTTGCGATGCTAGATATTTTGCTACGTTTACGTGAGGCAGCACCAATCAAGTTTGATGTTGTTGCGGTAAACCTAGATCAAAAACAACCTGGGTTCCCCGAGCATATTCTTCCTGAATACTTTGAAACACTGAACATTCCTTACTACATCGTAGATAAAGATACGTACTCAGTAGTTAAAGAAAAGATTCCTGAAGGTAAAACAACATGTGGCCTATGTTCTCGTCTGCGCCGTGGTACTTTGTACTCGTTCGCTGAGAAGATTGGCGCGACTAAGATCGCTCTTGGTCACCACATGGACGACATCGTTGAAACGATGTTCCTTAACATGTTCCACGGTGCTCGTCTAAAGGCTATGCCACCTAAGCTGCGCTCTGATGATGGTCGTAACGTTGTTATTCGTCCACTGACTTACTGTCGTGAAACAGACTTAATCAAATACGCTGAACACAAAGAGTTTCCAATCATTCCTTGTAACCTATGTGGTTCACAAGAAAACCTACAACGTCAAAGCATTAAAGCAATGCTGATTGATTGGGACAAGAAGACACCAGGCCGTGTTGAGAAAATTTTTAAATCAATTCAAAACGTTAGCCCAAGCCAGCTGGCTGACCGCGAACTGTTTGACTTCGTAAACCTTCCACTAGACCGTAGCGGTGAGCGTGAAGAGTACGAATTCCAAGAAGCTGAAATTTCATCTTCTAACATTGATGAGTCAATGTTCATCGACGTAACAAACGTATAA
- a CDS encoding DUF2987 domain-containing protein has translation MKKTALALLASLSLGISLPAAAQEYMFTYSKLYTQLKNNTKEGHDDVKVAVFFVDQQAQTTCHISKAWMEKEEHYEELKVSPANELLLPVDQNLRSANPLIFVQTKEQECAYSLVVMTKAPLAGTVEVAQLENLLPQMQAMLEDVSGMFSSWFTPDIQGLTLEFANKLEGNITLSNGKQLPITQGRTKFTLEELNGSDSITLPEATTRVLPYIPAQ, from the coding sequence ATGAAAAAGACAGCACTCGCTTTATTAGCCTCTCTAAGCCTAGGAATCTCTTTACCTGCTGCAGCGCAAGAATACATGTTTACCTATTCTAAGCTTTACACACAGCTTAAAAACAACACCAAAGAAGGGCATGATGACGTAAAAGTTGCAGTCTTCTTTGTCGATCAGCAAGCCCAAACAACCTGTCATATAAGCAAAGCATGGATGGAAAAAGAAGAGCACTATGAAGAGCTGAAAGTCTCTCCAGCTAATGAGCTATTGCTACCTGTTGACCAAAATCTTCGTTCAGCAAACCCGCTTATTTTTGTACAAACAAAAGAGCAAGAGTGTGCATACTCTTTAGTTGTTATGACTAAAGCACCTTTAGCAGGAACGGTTGAGGTTGCACAGCTAGAAAACCTATTACCGCAGATGCAAGCAATGTTAGAAGACGTCAGTGGCATGTTCTCAAGCTGGTTCACACCGGACATCCAAGGGTTAACGCTTGAATTCGCGAACAAGCTTGAAGGTAACATCACGCTTTCTAATGGCAAGCAGCTCCCAATTACTCAAGGGCGCACTAAGTTCACACTAGAAGAGCTCAACGGAAGTGACAGCATCACGTTACCAGAAGCCACAACTCGTGTGTTGCCTTACATTCCAGCTCAATAA